The Deinococcus metalli genome contains the following window.
TTTGGCCTGCTCGCCCTGGAGGGCGCCGGGATTCCGGGCATTCCCGGCGTGGTGCCGATGCTCGCGCAGGTGGCGGCCATCGACGCGGGGCGCACCACGCTCGGCGCGGCGATCGCGTGGGGGGTCGCGGGCAACTGGCTGGGCAGCCTCCTGGGCTACGCCGTGAGCCGCTGGGGCGGGCGCTGGCTGCCGGCCGGCTGGCGCGAGCGGCTGGCCGGAGAGCGCGCCACCACCCTGCTCGCCCGCTACGGGGCGCCGCTGATCGTGGTCAGCCGCACCATCGGCAGCCTGCGCACGCCGATGACGCTGGTCGCGGGCAGCAGCGGCTATCCGCTGGGCCGGTACGCGCTGCTCAGCTTCTTGGGCGCGCTGCTGCACGTGGGCGTGTGGCAGACGCTGCTGTGGAAGGCCGGGCCGGCCATCCTGCCGCAGATGGAACGCTGGGGCCGCGAGATCCTGATCGGGGCGGCCGTGGTGATCGTGCTGCTGGTGCTCGTCCGACGCTGGACACGGCCGGCGTAGGTCACGCGCTGTCCAGCATCCAGCGCGCCGCGTCCTCCACGTGGATGCGCGTGGTGTCGAACACCGGCACCGACGTGTCGGCCGCGCCGACCAGCAGCGTGATCTCCGTGCAGCCCAGGATGATGGCCTGCGCGCCCCGCGCCACCAAGCCGGCCATGATCCGCCGGTACGCCCCTCGCGAGTCGTCCAGGATCACGTTCCGGCACAGTTCGTCGAAGATGATGCGGTGGATCTCGGCCCGCTCGTCTGCGCCAGGCACGATCACGTCCAGGCCGTACTTCCCGGCCAGGCGACCGGTGTAGAAGTCCTGTTCCATGGTGAAGGCGGTCGCCAGCAGGCCCACGCGGGTCACGCCCGCCGCGCGCAGGCGCTCGCCCGTGGCGTCGGCGATGTGCAGCAGCGGGATCGTCACGGCGTCCTGAACGGCGTCCGCGACCTTGTGCATGGTGTTCGTGGCGATCAGCAGCGCGCCGGCCCCGGCCTGTTCCAGACCCCGCGCCGCATCGGCCAGCAGCGCGCCGGCCGCGTCCCACTCGCCGCTGCGCTGGAGCGCCGCGATCTCCGCGAAGTCCACGGAATGGATCAGCACCCGCGCCGAATGCAGGCCGCCCTGACCGCGCGCCACGTCCTCGTTCAGCAGGCGGTAGTACTCCGCCGTGCTCGTCCAGCTCATGCCGCCAATGATGCCGAGAAGCTTCATGCGTCCATTCTGGGTGTCACGCCGTCCAGGCGCCACGGCACCAGGCGTTCCAGGAGCGCCACCAGTGCCGCGTCCATGAATTCGTAGTCGTCGGGAATGCCCAGCGTCACAAGCCGCTCGTCCGGCAGCGCCCCGCGGAACTGCTGGCGCAGCACGTCCCGGTGCCGTTTCTCCATGCACACGGCCACGTCCGCCCACTCCAGCAGGTCGCGGCTGACCGGCGTGATCGCGTCGCGGTTCGTGCCGGCCGACGTGACTTCCCAGCCGTCCATGGTGCGGAAGACCGCCTCGGCGGTGGGGCTGCGCAGCTTGTTCTGGGCGCACACGAACACGACCCGCAGCGGCCGCGTCACGGTTCCCGCCCCGTAGTAAGCCACGCCGCCTCGTGCTCCGCGAGGTCAGCCGGGCCGTGCGCTCTCGTCCACGCGGCCGCCGCCGCCACTTCGTACGGCGTGCGGCGGAACTCCACGCTCCACGCGCCGCCCTGCCGGGTCAGGAGCACCCAGCGGGCCAGCGGCAGGCCGTCTTTCTGGCGCGACACTGGCCCGGCATTCACGACCGTGACGCCATCCACCACCGCCAGCATCTCGTGGTGGGTGTGTCCCACGATGCACACGCGCCCGCCGCTGTCGAAGGTGAAGCCATCCAGGCGCTCGCGCATCTCCGCGAAGTGGGCCGGGCGGGTGTGGCCGTCGGCCTCGGTCAGCATCAGGTCTTCCCACGGGCTGCGTGGGCTGCCGTGCGCGGCCCGCACCTCGCCGTCCGCGATGTCCACGACGGTCGGCAGGGCCGCCAGCGTGCCCGGCACGTCCGGAGGCAGCTGCGAGCGCACCCACGACACCATCGCCTCCTTGCCGCCGCGCATGCCGGCCACGCGCTCGTCCGTGTTGCCCCGCACCGAGGGCGGCGCGAACTCGGCCTGGATGGCCCATGCGCCGGCGGGGTCCGCCGCGCCCCACGCCGTATCGCCCAGATTCAGCACCGAGTCCGGCGTCTGCGCCCGGATGGCGTCCCGCACCGCCCGCATGGCGAAGGCATTGCCGTGCACGTCTCCGAACACCGCGATCCTCACGGCAGCACCTTCGTGAAGTGCTCGACGGTCGGGAAGGGGTCGTAGAAATGGTGCAGCAGCGTTCTCCACTCCTGATACTGCGCGCTGCCCCGGAACCCCACGGCGTGATCCTCCAGGGTGTTCCACCACACCAGCAGCGCGTACTTGTGGTCGTCCTCCGAGCAGTGCTGGAGCTCGTGCTGCACGTACCCCTTCATGCTGGCGATGATGGTCTGGGCCTGCGCGAAGGCGGCCTCGAAGGCGGCCGTCTGGCCAGGACGAATCTGGAGCATGGCGATTTCGAGAATCAAGGAACCTCCCTGCGGACACAGAGCATCAGCCCCGTGGCGCAGTCGAGTGGAGCGCAGTGAAGGTCGTGCCGCGCGTCCAGGGCTGCCCGGAGCACGTCCACTTTCGGTCGGTGCCCGTCCGGCCAGTTGGGCTGCGGGAACAGGTCGTCGGTACAGTAGATGCCGCCGGGCGCGAGCAGATCCACCGTCTCGTCCAGTTCGGTGAACTTCCCCGGCCACGTGTCTGCGAAGATCAGATCGAAGGTCCGCCCACGGTGGGCGTGAATCCACGCGGCGCCGTCCCGCACGGTGAAGGTGACGCGGGAGTCCTGAACCAGCGTGGCCTGAGCGGCGGCGCTGAGGGTGCCGTCCAGTTCGACCGTTTCCAGGCGAGCTGCGCCGTCCATGCCGGCCAGCAGATGCGCCGTGCCGAAGCCCACGCCGGTGCCCAGTTCCAGCATCCGGCCGCCCGGCTTGCTGGCGACCAGCGTCCGCAGGAAGGCGCCCGTGGCCGGGTCGCAACTCGCACCGAACCCGAGTGCGGCGGCGGTGTGCTGAAAGGGTGCGGCGTCGATCATGGACCATCTCCTCGCTCAAGGAAACAGGGCGGGACCACATGCCCGCCCCTGTTCCGGTCAGTCCTCAGATGCGGCCGGGGGCGAACTCGCCCTGACGGCGCTCGGCGCCCATGCCGGCCACGATCATGTTCTGGATGCGGACCCATGCGCGGGCGCTGGCCTCGACGACGTCGGTGGCGACACCGGTGCCGTGGAGAAGCGTCTCCCCGTGCCGGGCACTGATGCTGACCTCGCCCAGGGCGTCCCCGCCGCCCGTGACCGCCTGGATGCGGTAGCTCTCCAGCGTGGGCGCCATGCCCGTGATCTTGTTGATCGCCTGGAACGCGGCCTCGACCGGGCCGTCGCCGTGGGCGGTGGCGTCCACCTGGCCGTCCGGGGTCTGTAACCTCACGAAGGCCACCGGGGTCATGTTCATGCCGGACGTGATCTGGAAGCCCTCCAGCGTGAAGGTCTGCGGCACGTCGCTGCGGGCCTCGACCATGGCGCGCAGGTCGTCGGCGTAGATCTGGCCCTTGCGGTCGGCCATGTCCTTGAAGCGCCCGAACAGCGACTGCACCTTGTCATCGGGCAGATCGGCGTAGCCCAGGTCCGTCAGGGCCTTGCGGAACGCGGCGCGGCCCGAGTGCTTGCCCATGACCAGCACGGCGGCCTCGCGGCCGACCAGCTCGGCGTTCATGATCTCGTAGGTCTCGCGGGCCTTGATCACGCCGTCCTGGTGGATGCCCGACTCGTGCGCGAAGGCGTTGTCGCCCACGATGGCCTTGTTCGGCTGCACTGGCATGCCGCTCAGGCGGGAGATCATGCGGCTGGCGCGGTAGATCTCGCGGGTGCGGATCCCGGTCTCGAAGCCGTACACGTCGCGCCGGGTGTGGAAGGCCATGACGATCTCCTCCAGGCTGGCGTTCCCCGCGCGCTCCCCGATGCCGTTCACGGTGCACTCGATCTGCCGCGCGCCGCCTTCGGCCGCCGCGATGGAGTTGGCGACCGCCATGCCCAGGTCGTCGTGGCAGTGGCTGCTCAGGATCACGTGCGCGGGCAGCTCATTCTTCAGGAACGCGAACAGCTCGCGCATCTCCCGCGGCGTCGTGTACCCCACCGTGTCCGGCACGTTGATGGTGGTCGCCC
Protein-coding sequences here:
- a CDS encoding 2-isopropylmalate synthase gives rise to the protein MTQQPQTERIRIFDTTLRDGEQSPGVALNHTQKLEIAHQLARLGVDVIEAGFPIASPGDLEGVSRIAREVRGPIIAGLARAGRADIEAAAKAVEAAEKPRIHTFIATSPIHMQKKLNLEPDAVVERAVQAVTLARSFVDDVEFSAEDATRSEWPFLVRIFKAAVEAGATTINVPDTVGYTTPREMRELFAFLKNELPAHVILSSHCHDDLGMAVANSIAAAEGGARQIECTVNGIGERAGNASLEEIVMAFHTRRDVYGFETGIRTREIYRASRMISRLSGMPVQPNKAIVGDNAFAHESGIHQDGVIKARETYEIMNAELVGREAAVLVMGKHSGRAAFRKALTDLGYADLPDDKVQSLFGRFKDMADRKGQIYADDLRAMVEARSDVPQTFTLEGFQITSGMNMTPVAFVRLQTPDGQVDATAHGDGPVEAAFQAINKITGMAPTLESYRIQAVTGGGDALGEVSISARHGETLLHGTGVATDVVEASARAWVRIQNMIVAGMGAERRQGEFAPGRI
- a CDS encoding metallophosphoesterase family protein; the protein is MRIAVFGDVHGNAFAMRAVRDAIRAQTPDSVLNLGDTAWGAADPAGAWAIQAEFAPPSVRGNTDERVAGMRGGKEAMVSWVRSQLPPDVPGTLAALPTVVDIADGEVRAAHGSPRSPWEDLMLTEADGHTRPAHFAEMRERLDGFTFDSGGRVCIVGHTHHEMLAVVDGVTVVNAGPVSRQKDGLPLARWVLLTRQGGAWSVEFRRTPYEVAAAAAWTRAHGPADLAEHEAAWLTTGREP
- a CDS encoding aspartate/glutamate racemase family protein; translated protein: MKLLGIIGGMSWTSTAEYYRLLNEDVARGQGGLHSARVLIHSVDFAEIAALQRSGEWDAAGALLADAARGLEQAGAGALLIATNTMHKVADAVQDAVTIPLLHIADATGERLRAAGVTRVGLLATAFTMEQDFYTGRLAGKYGLDVIVPGADERAEIHRIIFDELCRNVILDDSRGAYRRIMAGLVARGAQAIILGCTEITLLVGAADTSVPVFDTTRIHVEDAARWMLDSA
- a CDS encoding DedA family protein, yielding MNLRVWLAGLDPAVLDVSTFGLLALEGAGIPGIPGVVPMLAQVAAIDAGRTTLGAAIAWGVAGNWLGSLLGYAVSRWGGRWLPAGWRERLAGERATTLLARYGAPLIVVSRTIGSLRTPMTLVAGSSGYPLGRYALLSFLGALLHVGVWQTLLWKAGPAILPQMERWGREILIGAAVVIVLLVLVRRWTRPA
- a CDS encoding antibiotic biosynthesis monooxygenase family protein; translation: MILEIAMLQIRPGQTAAFEAAFAQAQTIIASMKGYVQHELQHCSEDDHKYALLVWWNTLEDHAVGFRGSAQYQEWRTLLHHFYDPFPTVEHFTKVLP
- a CDS encoding O-methyltransferase, giving the protein MIDAAPFQHTAAALGFGASCDPATGAFLRTLVASKPGGRMLELGTGVGFGTAHLLAGMDGAARLETVELDGTLSAAAQATLVQDSRVTFTVRDGAAWIHAHRGRTFDLIFADTWPGKFTELDETVDLLAPGGIYCTDDLFPQPNWPDGHRPKVDVLRAALDARHDLHCAPLDCATGLMLCVRREVP
- a CDS encoding low molecular weight protein tyrosine phosphatase family protein, which codes for MTRPLRVVFVCAQNKLRSPTAEAVFRTMDGWEVTSAGTNRDAITPVSRDLLEWADVAVCMEKRHRDVLRQQFRGALPDERLVTLGIPDDYEFMDAALVALLERLVPWRLDGVTPRMDA